In Fusarium oxysporum f. sp. lycopersici 4287 chromosome 9, whole genome shotgun sequence, the genomic stretch TGCACGTCTGCAGGAAGTATCCAAGGACGTGTTGAAACAACAGACGGGACATGgactgagaaggagaaagaagtcGGTTTGAAAGCTTTTGGGAGAGGATATGCAGGCTGGGGTTTCTCTCAGGCGTTCTACCGACATGAATTGTTCAAGAAGCATTACGGTGCTGCGGATCTTGAAGAGTTTATGAAGAATTTCTGGGAGAAGTGGGCTCTTAGTAAAGACCCTGAGAATCTGCTTGTTATGCTTCAGACGTGGCAGGCGGGAGATGTGAGTAAGCAGGAGCCGTATGGTGGGGATTTTGAGAAGGCGATGAAGGGGATCAAGGCGAGGATCTTGGTTCTTCCTAGTAAGACGGATCTCTACTTTCCGTGAGTCACTCCCTCATTCTGTGGATGGCGTTGATTTCTGACTGATTAGGCCGGAGGATTCCGAGTATGAAGTCAAGTGTATGGGGGATAATGCGAGCTTAGATGTTTACCCTTCTATTTGGGGGCATTGGGCTGGTGGACCACCTGGAAATATGGAGGATGTGAAATGGTTGGATGAGAGATTGAGAAAGGTCTTTGATGAGGCTCCTCATAGAGATGCCAGTTGAGCGTTATAGCAGCCAATTGCGGTTTTATTGTTTACCATTTAGTCAGCTTCATTTAATTACACTACAATCCGGCCTCGTCTTCTTTCAATCAATTTCTTCTATCAACAAGTGCGTATGCATGCAGATGATGTTGGCCAAAGTTAAGCAATCATCCCAGTGCGTGCGCATAGATTCGGTTACTCCTTGAGTTGAAGAGAGACCGACACCCACAAGATCTCGTTTACGGAAGGGATGCAATCAAACCATTCTTTGGCATCTCGGAAGCCGATATCAACAAGCCTCCGAACCATCGGCGTCCCTCATCTCCCGTGCAAGATAACAACCCAATTGACC encodes the following:
- a CDS encoding homoserine O-acetyltransferase; this encodes MDVKTFSLGDFELQNGKVLPNAVIAYKTFGEAELPAVLYPSWFSGAISDNEWLIGKDKTLDPERYYIIITALFGNGQSTSPSNSDISPFPDVSFYDNVRAQHQLMGHLGVKHLRAVLGWSMGAAQTFQWATQYPGFMDICVPFCGSAKTSLHNQVFLEGVKSALLAAKGCTSAGSIQGRVETTDGTWTEKEKEVGLKAFGRGYAGWGFSQAFYRHELFKKHYGAADLEEFMKNFWEKWALSKDPENLLVMLQTWQAGDVSKQEPYGGDFEKAMKGIKARILVLPSKTDLYFPPEDSEYEVKCMGDNASLDVYPSIWGHWAGGPPGNMEDVKWLDERLRKVFDEAPHRDAS